A stretch of Lutra lutra chromosome 9, mLutLut1.2, whole genome shotgun sequence DNA encodes these proteins:
- the PCBP1 gene encoding poly(rC)-binding protein 1, which produces MDAGVTESGLNVTLTIRLLMHGKEVGSIIGKKGESVKRIREESGARINISEGNCPERIITLTGPTNAIFKAFAMIIDKLEEDINSSMTNSTAASRPPVTLRLVVPATQCGSLIGKGGCKIKEIRESTGAQVQVAGDMLPNSTERAITIAGVPQSVTECVKQICLVMLETLSQSPQGRVMTIPYQPMPASSPVICAGGQDRCSDAAGYPHATHDLEGPPLDAYSIQGQHTISPLDLAKLNQVARQQSHFAMMHGGTGFAGIDSSSPEVKGYWASLDASTQTTHELTIPNNLIGCIIGRQGANINEIRQMSGAQIKIANPVEGSSGRQVTITGSAASISLAQYLINARLSSEKGMGCS; this is translated from the coding sequence ATGGATGCCGGTGTGACTGAAAGTGGACTAAATGTGACTCTCACCATTCGGCTGCTTATGCACGGAAAGGAAGTAGGAAGCATCATTGGGAAGAAAGGGGAGTCGGTTAAGAGGATCCGCGAGGAGAGTGGCGCGCGGATCAACATCTCGGAGGGGAATTGTCCGGAGAGAATCATCACTCTGACCGGCCCTACCAATGCCATCTTTAAGGCCTTCGCTATGATCATCGATAAGCTGGAAGAAGATATCAACAGCTCCATGACCAACAGCACGGCGGCCAGCAGGCCCCCGGTCACCCTGAGGCTGGTGGTGCCGGCCACCCAGTGCGGCTCCCTGATTGGGAAAGGCGGGTGTAAGATCAAAGAGATCCGCGAGAGTACGGGGGCCCAGGTCCAGGTGGCTGGGGATATGCTACCCAACTCCACTGAGCGGGCCATCACCATTGCTGGCGTGCCGCAGTCTGTCACCGAGTGTGTCAAGCAGATCTGCCTGGTCATGCTGGAGACGCTCTCCCAGTCTCCGCAAGGGAGAGTCATGACCATTCCGTACCAGCCCATGCCGGCCAGCTCTCCAGTCATCTGCGCGGGCGGCCAAGATCGGTGCAGCGACGCTGCGGGCTACCCCCATGCTACCCATGACCTGGAGGGACCACCTCTAGATGCCTACTCGATTCAAGGACAACACACCATTTCTCCGCTCGATCTGGCCAAGCTGAACCAGGTGGCAAGACAACAGTCTCACTTTGCCATGATGCACGGCGGGACCGGATTCGCCGGAATTGACTCCAGCTCTCCAGAGGTGAAAGGCTATTGGGCAAGTTTGGATGCATCTACTCAAACCACCCATGAACTCACCATTCCAAATAACTTAATTGGCTGCATAATCGGGCGCCAAGGCGCCAACATTAATGAGATCCGCCAGATGTCCGGGGCCCAGATCAAAATTGCCAATCCCGTGGAAGGCTCCTCTGGTAGGCAGGTTACTATCACTGGTTCTGCTGCCAGTATTAGTCTGGCCCAGTATCTAATCAATGCCAGGCTTTCCTCCGAGAAGGGCATGGGGTGCAGCTAG